The genome window acacacacaaacacagcttctCCTGGTATACCTTTAATACGAATGAGGGGAAAGTGTTGGCTCAGCGACTCACCGACTCTTTCAAGTAAGTACACTTCTTGCCATGCTGTATATCAACTACTGCTGCTCTGTCCGGGGCGCATTTTAATGGGCTGCAGAACTGCTGCTAAGCAGGATTTACCATGTAAAAAGAGCTGTgataagcagcagcagcagcagcacaataAATCATAGACATTAAAGAAGATGTTTCCTGAGATTGAGATTCCATGACATTTGACTTCTAGTCAGCCCTTCATAGTTTTGTCTATATCAAAAAGCCTTCATGGTTTCATCATATACACATACAAGCCTAGATCTACTTTGTGATATAATACATTTGAGATGCTTATTAGCTATACGCATCAAAAATATATGTGAAATGACATTTCTTGTGGTCGTGTGGCGACTGATAAGAACTGGGCTGGGATCTATAAGGCCATCTTCATTCATATTCTAGCCTGAATCATTCAAATCTCTTTCAGATTTGTTTACATTCGAATCATGCAGACAAGAACCCCAAAAAGAATTACTGATAACATTACATGTGCACTGAAATTTTTAATTACATGGtctttcaaaagaaaataaCCACTCTGGTGTTAATTTTCTTTCCTCTAATCTCAACCACTCCTCGTCCCCGTCTGCCTGATCcccaattaaaatgtaaaacgaATTGAAACTGGGTTTGAATAGCAGAGTATCACATTTTCCTGAATTAGTTACGTGTGGCACCGTCTTGAATAATTTATTGTGGTGCTGCTGTTTATGTCACATTGTTCGTGTGACTTTGCAATTAACAGCTAGATCCAGGAAAATCAAAAACAAGGATCAGGAAATCAAAAATTTGAGAAAAGGTTCGATCGCTGAATCTCACCTGAAGTTATGCATGAACTGTTTGAACTTTTCTGTGCGTCTTGACAGAGGGACGATGATGTTGATTGGGACGTTGACTGTGTCCACCCTCTCGTTCTTCACCTTCATCAGCGGTCCATAGGGACGGAAGAGGACCAGGCGCCTGAATTCGTTGCTAGACTCCCCTCTGAAGGTCAGCTCGTACAGAGTCCCTTTGTCCCTCTCTGTACGGGTGATACCTGATGGGTGAGACACGGAGACAGGAACTCAAGACCAAATAAGCTTAGATACAGTGCCGGTGTTTTTATGTGATAATCAGTAAgtgtaatatttatatatatgaatattcAGTAAATATCCTGTAAAAGAATATGTTTACTCtatttgttgttgaaagttagatgagaagatcgataccaatTGCAGTTAGCTTACTTCGCATAAAGACTAAGAGCATGTGGAAATCTAGGGATGTATTATTAGAACTGTATACAAGACCTGGGGCCTATTCAGTCCAATGAGAATTGCTTGCCTGCCCCTAAGAGAAGCAGAAAATACACCCACTTTACTACAAGACATGCTCCCTGAGGTAATTTCCAGGattaatgtacttattttaaaacCCAACCAAGTCATTTAGTTGCCTAAACCTACAGGAGTCAAACCTAATCAAAATTTGAGGGCGTGTCATGAAGTAGGTGTGTACTGTAGACCAACCGATAGAACTACTTGACCAAATTGAGCGCATATGGCAAAATGTTTCTAGCTTCTTGGTTTTCTTCAGTGGTATGTGGCCCAATGAATATGCACAGTAGTGTTTCCCCCGCCTGTGACTTCCCAGCCCGGCCAGTAGACTTTACATTGTGATGATGtcacatatttcacaaaatTCATGATGAAAAGAGTCAAAATTGACCTTGTGTGCAGTTTGAGGTGTCCTGTCAATGATTTTACAGACATCTCTTTTATAATGGTTGCCTAACTGGAAATGCTTTTAGGGCCACTGCAATACCATGTGTGGCCACTGGGCAAAATTGGAAGGAAGGCTGAGCGGCGCTGCCCTCTCCAGGTGTTATTATTCACCCATGGTCTGAAGGTAAAACAGGAATCTACAGCCACGCTAGCAGCGGCTGTGTGAGACGGTACTCAGGCACAACGGTGCTTTAAGCTAAAATGcgcacaatgacaatgctaacatgctgatgctaaGCAGGCGTAATATTTATCATgctcaccatcttagtttagtgtgttagcatgctaacattagctaattggACACTGAGATAATGTGTGAACAGATACTGTTTATGTGGGGAAAGAGAGATGGCATATGAGGCCACAGAAGACCTTGTCCATGCACTCAGCTGCTCCTGGGCAAAGAGCCACGAATATACAGTACCAGAGACTTTGacagtacatacacatataACAAACCAGCAGCACACGTACACTGGTCATTCAGGCCAATGTTCTTGCTGGAGGTCTTACGTCAGTTTATACCTCCAGGGAGAAGTTGTTTTTCAATTACTACGCTATTACAAGGATTATTACTTGCAAATGGACCTACTGGGGTTGGTGAGTgcagaaagaaaagggaaatgGAACAGAAAGTGAGGAGCAGTGAGaccagagagaaaacaaaggagaaagaggaagaaaacacaTCATTGGAGACACCGTCTTCAAAGAGAGCTTGGATGACAGaaaaagagcagagagagacgagggaaATAAAGGACAAAGTGAAGAGCAAGGCAGAAAATGATAGAGGAAAAGGAGGACAGAAAGATGTCTGCGGGCAAAGATTTATTCTGATAGCGGCTTGAAATTAAGCTCTTCCTGTTAAGTTGGCCAGCTTCCTGTGATTTCCCAGAGGGACACGATCAGCTTTCATTAAGTAAATATGCTGAACAATTTAGACTAAATgccttcacttcctgtctctgtctgtctgtctaactgCATTTTCTGTCCCTTTCTAAAGACAGAACTCAGTGGTTGGCAAGTTCATTTTGCATACCTCCACTGTTTGTGTGCAGTTTCAGCTCACTAGCTTGCTAATGCAGTCCTGAAAGCTCCCTGAAGATGCTTTTGTCAGTCTGGCAATCTAAACTGCCTTTCACTTGTCTGGCTGGTTGGATAAATCCCTGCTTGTTCAAGATTTGCTTAGAGATCGATGTCCATTAAGAAGcattaagaataaaatatgagtggGAGGGAGTCGCGATTTCATTAAAAAGCTGCACTCTACGTTGTCTTGTTGAGGAATTGTAGAGGTTTTTTGCgagcacacagatacacacaaatgtacGCACATCTATTAAAATCACAGTCGTACAGAGACACACATAGATTACATAGGACCACACACAAGCCCATACACGTGTAAAAGGCTCAATATAGTGACCTATGGCTCATTTCCTCCGAGCCAGGTACCCCTATTACTCACTTTAAAACCTCCACCCACTCAGACACTGAAGGTGGTGACCTTCAAAGAGCAGAACacagcagatacacacacacacacacacacacacacacacacacacacacacacaaatgtttgaAAAGATGCTCCACTGCAAATACGGAGCAGCTGTGTTCATTTCCTATGGTTGTGTTCAAGGCTCAGCAGAACAAACTAGAAGGATATCCTGACTGGACTTGTACACAAAGACACACGCATGTTTCTGACCTTCCAGGGATTTATATAAAAAACCAAAAGATCAAAGTGACCCAGGGTTGAAGAAGTAATTGGAGAATAGGGTTCTGATAAAGAAAACTGTCAATATGCAACTGTGTCTtcatgaaattacatttatatagttcTATTAGTTGTTATTTACAGAGAGTGAGGTTGTCATTAATACACTTTACTCATATTTTCCAAACATGTACTCTGATTATAGCATATTGTGATGGTTATTGCATTGCAACATCAGATATTTTGGTggaaatttttttattaaaattaaaatttattattattattagtcacATTTCCTCAGACTGCATTGCATTTCCttcaacacatttaaatttaatttctagCAGAAAGGGTTGACATTTGATGTATTCTCACCTTCTATGAAGTCAGACGGTGCGtacactttgtttgtttgagtcTTTTCTGCTGCactcctgctgtcttgctgtgATGATGGTGTGTTGAGGCTGTGCAGGGCCGTCTCCAGCACCTCCCCCAGCTCCTCCCTCTTGTCCTTCCTCACAGGCTTCTCCTCAGGGTGACGCGTCAGCCCCATCTCCAGCTGGTACACCCTCTGCAGGGTGAAACTCTCAAAGGGCACCACTGCATACTCGCTGGGCAGCCTGGTGCCGGCGGTCACCTCGGCCTTGGACAGCTGGCTCCGCAGGAACTCTTGGAGGTCTGCTTGCTGGCTTTTGGGTCCCTGAGCCTCACCAAGAACCCCTCCCTGTGATCCAGCCCCAGCTTCCTGTCCCTCTGCTGGGCCCCCAGCGGCTCTCTTCAGGCTCTCCTGCACTCCTTTCAGCTGCTGGCTACGCTCCTGCAAAGCCTCCTTGAGCTGAGCTATCTGCTTCTTCAAGGAGGAGATGTGGAGGCGGTGCTGCTCCTCTCGCTCTTGGAGGAGCACTTGATAAGATTGAACGGCGGGTCCGCCACTTTGAGCAGCCCCAGCCCGGGCTCCTCCTGtccctcctgctcctgctccaaTCCCCGGCCCTGTGCCCCCCAAGCTTGGGTGGTTGGGTCCAGCACGGGGTAGAGCATGACTCAGTGGAGGGTCGTCAGAGTGCGGCGGACTGCAGGTCATCACATAGAGGAGCGACAGGGAGCAGCAGAGGAGCACCAGCACGCCTCCAACACGGGAGACCCAGGCTAGCAGTCCACGCCGCAACATCACTGCATGTAGCATCAAAACTCActtttccacacacacatgcacagaaataTGTAACCtcacacactccagccacaagGATAAGAGTCCATTATGTTCCATCTCCCAGTGAGGAGGCTGGTTACTTATCAGGATGATGTCATTTAATCTGAATTAGATCATTGCCACTCTGCTGCCTGAGATTGTTACATATTTTGTCATTGGCAAAGTGAAAGTATGAGAGTCAAAAGCTTGTGACAAACACTTTCCCCCTTTCTGTTGGTCCAATTAGCTCCATGGTCAGCTAGAAGACATCATTACATTGTTACATCATCTATCACTCATATGTGACTCATCTGT of Micropterus dolomieu isolate WLL.071019.BEF.003 ecotype Adirondacks linkage group LG13, ASM2129224v1, whole genome shotgun sequence contains these proteins:
- the csgalnact1a gene encoding chondroitin sulfate N-acetylgalactosaminyltransferase 1, translating into MLHAVMLRRGLLAWVSRVGGVLVLLCCSLSLLYVMTCSPPHSDDPPLSHALPRAGPNHPSLGGTGPGIGAGAGGTGGARAGAAQSGGPAVQSYQVLLQEREEQHRLHISSLKKQIAQLKEALQERSQQLKGVQESLKRAAGGPAEGQEAGAGSQGGVLGEAQGPKSQQADLQEFLRSQLSKAEVTAGTRLPSEYAVVPFESFTLQRVYQLEMGLTRHPEEKPVRKDKREELGEVLETALHSLNTPSSQQDSRSAAEKTQTNKVYAPSDFIEGITRTERDKGTLYELTFRGESSNEFRRLVLFRPYGPLMKVKNERVDTVNVPINIIVPLSRRTEKFKQFMHNFREACVRQDGRVHLTVVYFGKEQMSEVRGTLENTSREVNFKNYTLLQLDEEFSRGRGLDVGARAWKGGNVLLFFCDVDIYFTADFLNTCRLNTQPGKKVFYPVLFSQYNPTLIYGSPEHVPPVEQQLVIKKDTGFWRDFGFGMTCQYRSDFINIGGFDIDIKGWGGEDVHLYRKYLHSNILVIRAPSRGLFHLWHEKHCADELPPDQYRMCMQSKAMNEASHGQLGMLFFRHEIEAHLRKQKQQQNSNPKKT